One Leopardus geoffroyi isolate Oge1 chromosome C1, O.geoffroyi_Oge1_pat1.0, whole genome shotgun sequence DNA segment encodes these proteins:
- the DRAXIN gene encoding draxin → MAEPSTHVVPMLFLALLVLSELSLAGSLGPGTPARNLPENHIDLQGPALWMPQASHHRRRGLGKKERGPGMPGRAQDGAVVTTTRQASRLPGAGELLPGQSPAGLLEDKGPLLGLALPYPEKENRSPGSERVKKRGREFKRRRERLKLHRGRALVRGPSSLMKKAEPSEDQAPDATMEESSTSLAPTILYLTTFEAAPATEESLILPVTSLWPQAQPRPDGEVMPTLDMALFDWTDYEDLKPEVWPSAKKKEKHWAKLSSDGNGTSPAEGEPCDHHQDCLPGSCCDLREHLCTPHNRGLNNKCFDDCMCMEGLRCYAKFHRNRRVTRRKGRCVEPETANGDQGSFINV, encoded by the exons CCCACGTTGTCCCCATGCTGTTCCTCGCCCTCCTGGTGCTCTCGGAGCTGAGCCTGGCAGGCTCCCTGGGACCTGGAACCCCGGCTCGGAACCTTCCTGAGAATCACATCGACCTCCAGGGCCCAGCACTGTGGATGCCTCAGGCCAGCCACCACCGCCGGCGGGGCCTGGGCAAGAAGGAGCGGGGCCCAGGCATGCCCGGCCGGGCTCAGGATGGGGCTGTGGTCACCACCACCAGGCAGGCCTCCAGGCTGCCAGGGGCAGGGGAGCTGCTGCCCGGGCAGAGTCCTGCAGGCCTACTGGAGGACAAGGGCCCGCTCCTGGGGCTGGCACTGCCCTACCCGGAGAAGGAGAACAGGTCTCCCGGGTCAGAGAGGGTCAAGAAACGTGGCAGGGAGTTCAAGAGACGCAGGGAAAGGTTGAAACTGCACAGAG GCCGAGCCTTGGTCCGAGGTCCTAGCTCCCTGATGAAGAAGGCAGAGCCGTCCGAAGACCAGGCACCGGATGCCACGATGGAGGAATCCTCCACCAGCCTGGCCCCCACCATCCTCTACCTAACCACCTTTGAGGCAGCACCTGCCACAGAAGAGTCCCTGATCCTGCCTGTCACATCCCTGTGGCCCCAG GCTCAGCCCAGGCCTGATGGGGAGGTGATGCCCACACTGGACATGGCCTTGTTCGACTGGACCGATTATGAAGACTTAAAACCTGAGGTCTGGCCCTCTGCAAAGAAGAAAG AGAAACACTGGGCTAAACTCTCCAGCGATGGTAACGGAACGTCACCGGCTGAGGGTGAGCCGTGCGACCATCATCAAGACTGCCTGCCAG GGAGCTGCTGTGACCTTCGGGAACATCTCTGCACGCCCCACAACCGCGGCCTCAACAACAAATGCTTTGATGATTGCATGTGTATGGAAG GGCTGCGCTGCTATGCCAAATTCCACCGGAACCGCAGGGTCACACGGAGGAAGGGGCGCTGCGTGGAGCCGGAGACGGCCAACGGCGACCAGGGATCCTTCATCAACGTCTAG